In Candidatus Methylomirabilota bacterium, the DNA window CCTCTGCCTCGAGTGCAAGGGATGCAAGGCCGAGTGCCCCTCCAACGTGGACATGGCGAAGATGAAGTACGAGTTCCTTTACCACTACTACAAGGCCAACGGCCTGCCGCTGCGCAACCGGATCTTCGCTTACATCGGGCGCCTCTCATGGTGGGGCGCGAGGCTCGCGCCGCTCTCGAACTGGCTCGCCGCTTCGGCGCCGAGCCGCCGCCTCATGGAGGCGCTGCTGGGCATCGACCGCCGCCGCCCGCTGCCCGCCTTCGCGCGGGAGACCTTTACCGACTGGTTCGACCGTCGCCGGGCGCCTGCAGCCGAGGCGCTGCGCGGCTCCGTGGTTCTCTTCCACGACACCTTCGTCACCTACAACGCGCCCGAGATCGGCCGGGCCGCCGTCGAGCTGCTCGAGGCGGCCGGTTACAAGGTCGAGCTCGTGGACCGCAAGTGCTGCGGCCGCCCGCTCATCTCCAAGGGCATGCTCGACGAGGCGAGGGAGCACGCGCGCTGGAACGTCGAGCGCCTGCTTCCGTGGGTCGCCCGCGGCGTCGCCGTCGTCGGGCTCGAGCCCTCATGCCTCTTGACGCTTCGCGATGAGTGGGTCGAGCTCCTGCGAACCGACGCCGCACGGGAAGTGGCACGCTCGAGCTTCCTGCTGGAGGAGTTCCTCCTGCGCGAGCGGGCCCGCGGTCTCGACCTGCGCTTCAAGCCGGGCCCGCGCCGCGCGCTGCTCCACGGCCACTGCCACCAGAAGGCGCTCGTCGGCACGGCGCCGACGGTGGCCGCCCTCGCATGGGCGGGCTACGAGGTCAGCGAGGTGGACTCCGGCTGCTGCGGCATGGCGGGCTCCTTCGGCTTCGAGAAGGAGCACTATGATATCTCGGTGACGCTCGGGAATCGACGCTTGGCGCCGGCCGTCCAGGCCGCGCCGGCCGACACCGAGGTGGTCGCCCCCGGCATCTCCTGCCGTCAGCAGATCGAGCACTTGTCCGGCCGGCGTGCGCGGCACCCGGCCCAGCTCCTGCGGGACTCACTCGACACCTAGGCCAGCGACCACTCGCTTACCGCTTCAGGGAGATCAGCCATGCCACTCAGCCGGCAAACGCTCGAGACGCTCTACCAGGTCATGGTCCGCATCCGCCGCTTCGACGAGAGGACGGTGGAGCTTTTCAATTCCGGCCACGTCAAGGGCACCGCCCACAGCTACGTCGGCCAGGAGGCGGTCGCCACCGGCGCCTGCGCGCACCTGACGAAGGACGACTCCGTCATCAGCAACCACCGCGGCCACGGCCACTGCATCGCC includes these proteins:
- a CDS encoding FAD-linked oxidase C-terminal domain-containing protein — protein: GLGLLLGTKGEAKPIAFIEDTAVDPKHLPAFVPRFRDIMAKHGAEGAYYGHCSVGCLHIRPLVNLKTARGLEQVRGMADEIFDLVLEYEGAISSEHGDGRARSPFLERVYGPAVFQAFREFKSAFDPKGLMNPGNIVASPGVTEHLRYGTEYKTWEPKTSLDFSAQGGFAAAVEMCNGVGVCRKTLEGTMCPSYMATRDEEHSTRGRANALRAVLSGKVPSSDFTGKRLFQVMDLCLECKGCKAECPSNVDMAKMKYEFLYHYYKANGLPLRNRIFAYIGRLSWWGARLAPLSNWLAASAPSRRLMEALLGIDRRRPLPAFARETFTDWFDRRRAPAAEALRGSVVLFHDTFVTYNAPEIGRAAVELLEAAGYKVELVDRKCCGRPLISKGMLDEAREHARWNVERLLPWVARGVAVVGLEPSCLLTLRDEWVELLRTDAAREVARSSFLLEEFLLRERARGLDLRFKPGPRRALLHGHCHQKALVGTAPTVAALAWAGYEVSEVDSGCCGMAGSFGFEKEHYDISVTLGNRRLAPAVQAAPADTEVVAPGISCRQQIEHLSGRRARHPAQLLRDSLDT